In Patescibacteria group bacterium, one DNA window encodes the following:
- the gyrA gene encoding DNA gyrase subunit A, translating into MAEENDQNAENLEEDAAANSENASGLTAPNDGAPTREVVEEMQKSYLDYAMSVIVSRALPDVRDGLKPVHRRILFVMHEMGLRANAKFKKSANVVGEVLGKYHPHGDSSVYGAMVRMAQDFAMRYQLVNGQGNFGSIDGDSAAAYRYTEAKMRKITEELLADIDRETVDWRDNYDASRKEPSVLPTRLPVLLLNGTVGIAVGMATNIPPHNLSELIDGTVHIIDNPECEISELMEFIKGPDFPTGGVIYNKKAVLEAYSTGRGSIPCRGVAKIEEGRAGKPMIVITEIPYQVNKANLVIKIADLVKDKKLVGITDIRDESTREGIRVVIELKKDSYPNKILNQLYKLTELQGNFNVNMIALTDRGLQPHLLNLKQVLEHFIEHRIEVVTRRTEYDLRVARDRAHILEGLKLALDHIDAVITTIRKSKTREDAHAALMKQFKLSDAQAKAILEMRLQALAGLERQKIEDELKEKYKLIKYLESLLADKKKLMGVIKTELAEIKEKYADERRTKVLVRDIGEFSAKDTIPNEEMVIMLTTENYLKRVAPNSFRAQKRGGMGVIGLTTKEEDEVKIIRHAKNHDDVMFFTNTGRVFRLPVYEIPQATRQAKGTAIANLIQTQNGEYITAMRVLREGTEEAKQFLFFCTKDGTVKKTPMPDFANVRKSGLIAIKLNPNDELSWVKGTNGASEIVIVSHEGKCCRFTEKDVRAMGRAAAGVRGIKLGTNDRVVEMDVVVDPTKEKLLTVTEKGLGKASLISEYRMTHRGAGGVKTVNVTAKTGKVVGAKVLQPNLDADLILISKRGQTIRMDVNSIPMRGRATQGVILMRVKNDSVASVSLLEKNPEAIQEAIEEISGAVDKVLNGPAKKAEAPKISVDEAVVKMEQTAEKADLSKLLKAAQKDGAAQKAEKKPTSAKTESQNKKDKAGRAAIKKAVKKRK; encoded by the coding sequence TTGGCTGAGGAAAACGACCAGAACGCAGAAAATTTGGAGGAAGATGCCGCCGCGAATTCAGAAAACGCGAGCGGACTCACTGCGCCCAATGACGGCGCACCGACGCGCGAAGTCGTCGAGGAAATGCAAAAAAGCTACCTCGATTACGCGATGTCGGTCATCGTCTCGCGCGCGCTTCCCGATGTCCGCGATGGACTGAAACCCGTGCACCGCCGCATTCTTTTCGTGATGCACGAGATGGGACTCCGCGCGAATGCGAAATTCAAGAAAAGCGCGAATGTCGTCGGTGAAGTGCTTGGTAAATACCACCCGCACGGCGATTCGTCAGTCTACGGAGCGATGGTGCGCATGGCGCAAGATTTCGCGATGCGCTATCAGCTCGTGAATGGTCAAGGTAACTTCGGCTCGATCGACGGTGACTCGGCTGCGGCTTATCGATACACCGAAGCGAAAATGCGCAAAATTACGGAGGAATTGCTCGCCGACATCGACAGGGAAACTGTCGACTGGCGCGACAATTACGATGCCAGCCGCAAAGAACCGAGTGTTCTCCCGACGCGTCTGCCAGTCTTACTTTTGAATGGTACAGTCGGAATCGCCGTCGGCATGGCGACGAATATTCCGCCGCATAATTTGAGCGAACTGATCGACGGGACAGTGCACATCATCGACAATCCGGAATGCGAGATCAGCGAATTGATGGAATTTATCAAAGGTCCGGACTTCCCGACCGGCGGCGTGATTTACAATAAAAAAGCCGTCCTCGAAGCTTATTCGACCGGGCGTGGCTCGATTCCCTGCCGCGGCGTCGCGAAGATCGAGGAAGGTCGCGCGGGCAAGCCGATGATTGTGATTACGGAAATTCCGTATCAGGTGAACAAAGCGAATCTCGTCATCAAAATCGCCGACCTCGTGAAAGACAAGAAGCTCGTCGGCATCACGGACATCCGCGACGAATCGACGCGCGAAGGTATCCGCGTCGTGATTGAGCTGAAAAAAGATTCCTATCCGAACAAGATCCTCAATCAGCTTTACAAGCTCACCGAGCTGCAAGGCAATTTCAATGTGAACATGATCGCGTTGACCGATCGTGGTTTGCAGCCGCACTTGCTGAATCTGAAGCAAGTGCTGGAGCATTTCATCGAGCACCGCATCGAGGTCGTCACGCGACGGACCGAATACGATCTGCGTGTCGCAAGAGATCGTGCCCACATCCTCGAAGGTCTGAAGCTCGCGCTCGACCACATCGACGCTGTCATCACGACCATTCGCAAGTCGAAAACCCGAGAAGATGCGCACGCGGCTTTGATGAAGCAATTCAAGCTCTCGGACGCGCAAGCGAAAGCGATTCTGGAAATGCGCCTGCAAGCGCTCGCCGGTCTGGAACGCCAGAAAATCGAAGATGAATTGAAGGAGAAATATAAATTAATCAAATATCTCGAGAGCCTGCTCGCCGACAAGAAGAAATTGATGGGCGTGATCAAGACTGAGCTCGCCGAAATCAAGGAGAAGTACGCGGACGAACGCCGCACGAAAGTGCTCGTACGCGATATCGGTGAATTCAGCGCGAAAGACACCATTCCAAATGAGGAAATGGTCATCATGCTCACGACGGAAAATTATCTGAAGCGCGTCGCGCCCAATTCATTCCGTGCGCAAAAACGCGGTGGCATGGGTGTCATCGGTCTCACGACGAAAGAAGAAGACGAGGTGAAAATCATTCGCCACGCGAAGAATCACGACGATGTGATGTTCTTCACGAATACCGGACGCGTGTTCCGCTTGCCGGTCTACGAAATTCCGCAGGCGACGCGCCAAGCGAAAGGCACTGCCATCGCGAATTTGATTCAAACGCAAAACGGCGAATACATCACCGCGATGCGCGTGCTCCGCGAAGGCACGGAAGAAGCCAAGCAGTTTTTGTTCTTCTGCACGAAAGACGGAACTGTGAAAAAAACACCAATGCCGGACTTCGCGAATGTGCGTAAATCCGGACTGATTGCGATCAAATTGAATCCGAACGACGAGCTCAGCTGGGTCAAAGGCACGAATGGCGCGAGTGAAATCGTGATCGTCTCGCACGAAGGCAAATGCTGCCGCTTCACAGAAAAAGATGTACGCGCGATGGGACGCGCGGCGGCTGGTGTCCGCGGCATCAAGCTCGGCACGAATGATCGTGTCGTCGAAATGGATGTCGTCGTCGATCCGACGAAAGAAAAGCTTTTGACCGTCACTGAAAAAGGTCTCGGCAAAGCTTCACTGATTTCCGAATACCGCATGACGCATCGTGGCGCGGGCGGCGTGAAGACTGTCAATGTCACGGCGAAGACCGGCAAAGTCGTCGGCGCGAAAGTTTTGCAACCAAATCTCGATGCCGATTTGATTTTGATTTCGAAACGCGGACAGACGATTCGCATGGATGTGAATTCGATTCCGATGCGCGGGCGGGCGACCCAGGGTGTGATTCTGATGCGTGTGAAAAATGATTCCGTCGCGAGCGTTTCCCTGCTGGAGAAAAATCCCGAAGCGATTCAGGAAGCGATTGAGGAAATCTCCGGTGCCGTGGACAAAGTTTTGAATGGTCCGGCGAA
- a CDS encoding prephenate dehydrogenase/arogenate dehydrogenase family protein: MQKLPIIGIIGGRGILGKIFRANFAAAGFEVLVAGRKPDGREILTTDELIRRSDIVIVSVFLSETEKVLRAIVPKMRANQLLADFTSVKEMPVKIMRAAKSEVVGLHPMFGEVASLRGKNIFAVVARGGKLWKILRQNLADFGLKIHEVSAEKHDELAALHQSAAHLLALTFAQILRKNKIAPEKIFEIASPSTQLFLLTTGRILGQNLEMYADISLANPKAAKTIRELAEILNELATAVEMKNRAKLLANFEAAAKFFGKWSEFANTESSRIFESLAPQTQVKKTQLKTFPKNSIGILGKNTQTELAAKDFLFLHHVLKGAHLLSFSTISEIFAKVSTTNHMKFGFVPLENSTVGLVRETMLNLFESNGKIRILAEFEKKIEHALLAPKKLKLTTIEKVFAHPQAAAQSAKFLAQKLPHAEIIAVENAGRALGLAQTSPNSAAITAAEFAKNGFKILAKNIEDSKENKTRFVAIGKNNILSSKNSKKSAIAFFFRENRAGQLAAALNIFAAQKINLARLESIPTAKKRGEFFFFIEVERTKNLPAALTQLQKIANVVELGSY, from the coding sequence GAAAAATTTTCCGGGCGAATTTCGCAGCAGCCGGATTCGAAGTTTTGGTCGCGGGACGCAAGCCGGATGGTCGCGAAATTTTGACGACGGACGAATTGATTCGACGATCGGACATCGTCATCGTCTCAGTTTTTTTGAGTGAAACGGAAAAAGTGTTGCGTGCAATCGTGCCGAAGATGCGCGCGAACCAATTGCTCGCTGACTTCACGAGTGTGAAAGAAATGCCTGTAAAAATAATGCGCGCAGCGAAATCGGAAGTCGTCGGATTGCATCCGATGTTCGGAGAAGTCGCAAGTTTGCGTGGCAAAAATATTTTCGCGGTTGTCGCTCGCGGCGGAAAATTGTGGAAAATCCTCCGGCAAAATCTCGCGGACTTCGGTCTCAAGATTCATGAAGTCTCCGCCGAAAAACACGACGAACTCGCCGCGCTGCACCAATCCGCAGCGCACCTGCTCGCGCTCACCTTCGCCCAGATTTTACGGAAAAACAAAATCGCGCCAGAGAAAATTTTTGAGATTGCCTCGCCTTCGACCCAGCTCTTCTTGCTCACAACCGGACGAATTCTCGGGCAAAATCTCGAAATGTACGCCGACATTTCGCTCGCCAATCCGAAAGCAGCGAAAACGATTCGCGAGCTGGCAGAAATCCTGAATGAACTCGCCACAGCGGTCGAGATGAAAAATCGCGCCAAACTACTTGCTAATTTCGAAGCCGCCGCGAAATTCTTCGGCAAATGGAGCGAATTCGCGAACACCGAGAGTAGTCGGATTTTCGAAAGTTTAGCCCCCCAAACACAAGTGAAAAAAACACAACTAAAAACTTTTCCGAAAAATTCAATTGGAATTTTGGGAAAAAACACCCAAACCGAGCTCGCCGCAAAAGATTTTTTATTTCTTCATCATGTCTTAAAGGGTGCACATCTTTTAAGCTTTTCAACAATTTCAGAAATCTTTGCGAAGGTATCAACCACGAATCATATGAAATTTGGATTCGTACCTCTCGAAAATTCAACCGTCGGACTTGTTCGAGAAACAATGTTGAATCTTTTTGAGAGCAACGGAAAAATCCGAATTTTGGCAGAATTTGAAAAAAAGATTGAGCATGCCCTTCTAGCTCCCAAAAAATTAAAGCTTACAACCATCGAAAAAGTCTTTGCTCATCCGCAAGCTGCCGCGCAATCAGCGAAATTTTTAGCACAAAAACTACCACATGCAGAAATAATCGCAGTCGAAAACGCCGGCCGGGCACTCGGACTTGCCCAAACTTCTCCAAACTCAGCAGCCATTACTGCAGCAGAATTTGCAAAAAATGGGTTCAAAATCCTCGCGAAAAATATCGAGGATTCGAAAGAAAACAAAACTCGCTTCGTCGCAATTGGTAAAAACAATATCCTTTCTTCAAAAAATTCGAAAAAATCGGCGATTGCCTTCTTCTTCCGTGAAAATCGCGCCGGTCAGCTGGCTGCCGCTTTGAATATTTTTGCCGCACAGAAAATAAATCTCGCCCGACTCGAAAGCATTCCGACTGCGAAAAAACGCGGTGAATTCTTTTTCTTCATCGAAGTCGAACGCACAAAAAATTTGCCCGCCGCACTAACGCAATTACAGAAAATCGCGAATGTCGTCGAACTCGGCAGCTACTGA
- the rpsO gene encoding 30S ribosomal protein S15 — translation MKHDEKKAAFATHGRHAKDTGSPEVQVAIITHRITQLTDHLKIHKKDEHSRRGLLMLVGKRRKLLNYLKMRQRKIYDEIVAKLGLRK, via the coding sequence ATGAAACACGACGAAAAAAAAGCGGCTTTCGCCACGCACGGTCGCCACGCGAAAGACACCGGCTCGCCGGAAGTGCAGGTCGCGATCATCACGCACCGCATCACGCAGCTCACCGACCATCTCAAAATTCACAAGAAAGACGAACATTCCCGCCGCGGACTTTTGATGCTCGTCGGCAAACGCCGCAAGCTTTTGAATTATCTGAAAATGCGCCAGCGCAAAATTTACGACGAGATCGTCGCGAAGCTCGGCTTGCGCAAATAA